The following coding sequences lie in one Anomalospiza imberbis isolate Cuckoo-Finch-1a 21T00152 chromosome 21, ASM3175350v1, whole genome shotgun sequence genomic window:
- the MAMDC4 gene encoding apical endosomal glycoprotein isoform X4 — protein sequence MWSAGTVTGGEGVVLGKMPLRAQYLPQQGPKPRCPGKCHLQVTRALHHLLWAPCLVPCGVFSPIVSLVARTVLPSGSVVVNSCSSVAEQLCNFICDCSDCSDENQCGYLRDSAVLGTPFTCDFEDSDCGWQDVGTSMYGWVRGRASLAMWGMGPHSDHTVGTDLGWFLVTMSPPAKTTATAWLRSPEMREAAATCEIRAWYHLSGSCESTQGLNQTERPVLRLAVAHKDEVVELWQSPEHSSEGWHQLVAYPGRIMEQFQLIFSLTQPPTCGAEVALDDIMFRNCGLPEVGQQACGAQESRCHRGSCLAQRRFCDGTDDCGDNSDEGTAQCKNFTQCSFDYDLCDWEMAAGPPVWGRNTSLNLGTSYSIPTRDHSNNSRAGFFLHVSSDPNAQAGGTAQLSSPTFQATNSCSLVLYCHLHGSATSNLSISYVTNSTKHLMRERTGDLGSCWVRERVDFNVTDPFKVLIEGVAGSGGTVAIDDLILSQGCVKEQEKPLVTLPSQAGASPCAADEVACDSGDCIAAELACDFADTCADGSDEKRCGTTTFESGAGGWHDVSVGQLRWGLQKVTESDIFLTGTFLALQTGEGQMVGPAKARSPPLGPSGPSCTMEMSYNIHSDPQGFLAISVADHTTGTTQLVWQTQHRGSTAGGHVRVPLGERSRAFQVELLALVDLQGSASVGVDNVTFEQCYLDVVSPTAAGMARELSCNFERGMCGWYQDLSSDFKWVHSTGQGQGSDHTTGSGYFLSVDSSVPWSHGQRAQLLTSLQEPAAAPRCLSFWYRLAGPQIGTLNLKLWPEGGEEVVLWTCRGTQGSLWHRAWATLPSTGQQRYQVAFEVLHDGFLGDVGLDDITQTAGPCGAKLSCSFEVEGCGLAASGKGTWQRQSNSTGTTAGPVADHTTGTSTGHYMVVNTGRVSLPAGHTATLTSQPYQPSVSAQCLAFWYQLSAGTPGSLRVFVEQSRVRRKVLSMSTMEGSNWHRSHVTVQPNGEWQVVFEAVGAGGDHGYIALDDLHMSEGACPKPASCDFEQGTCGWSSPSDPRLHSFAWGWKSGITLAKYPGPEQDHTLGTRNASGELRVTLHGTTGQRTVWSVAGHRSRGWQGAVVPVQSPSEFQISFEISTRRWPMEGTVALDDIMYSTRVGCHCSPESPVEGAGKLGQGGVCSSGCERSTQSCPGCWAEAGGRSLGSGSSLTAFPPPAEKPSSSFGSFVAEVVLGVLLAVVIVALVAAGGWYWLKQRRLASRTLIESNSSQGFDNITFRDDKVIISSREGDQS from the exons ATGTGGAGTGCCGGGACAGTGACGGGTGGGGAGGGAGTCGTCCTGGGGAAGATGCCACTGAGAGCTCAGTACCTGCCCCAGCAGGGTCCCAAACCGAGGTGCCCAGGCAAATGTCACCTGCAGGTCACGCGTGCCCTCCATCACCTGCTGTGGGCACCGTGCCTAGTTCCCTGCGGGGTTTTCAGCCCCATTGTCTCTCTCGTAGCCAGAACCGTCCTCCCCAGTGGATCCGTGGTCgtcaacagctgcagcagcgtggctgagcagctctgcaACTTCATCTGTGACTGCAGCGACTGCTCGGATGAGAACCAGTGTG GGTACCTACGGgactcagcagtgctgggcacccCCTTCACCTGTGACTTTGAGGACAGTGACTGTGGCTGGCAGGACGTGGGCACCTCGATGTATGGATGGGTGCGAGGCCGGGCCAGCCTGGCCATGTGGGGCATGGGGCCTCATTCAGACCACACCGTGGGCACGGACCTGG GTTGGTTCTTGGTGACCATGTCCCCCCCAGCAAAgaccacagccacagcctggcTCAGGTCACCGGAGATGCGGGAAGCAGCTGCCACATGTGAGATCAGAGCCTGGTATCACCTCTCAGGGAGCTGTGAGAGCACCCAAG GGCTGAACCAGACAGAGCGGCCGGTGCTGCGCCTGGCTGTGGCACACAAGGATGAGGTGGTGGAGCTGTGGCAgagccctgagcacagcagtGAGGGCTGGCACCAGCTGGTTGCCTACCCTGGCCGGATCATGGAGCAGTTCCAG CTCATCTTCTCCCTGACGCAACCACCCACCTGCGGGGCAGAGGTGGCACTTGATGACATCATGTTCAGGAACTGTGGCTTACCAG AGGTCGGGCAGCAGGCCTGCGGGGCCCAGGAGAGCCGCTGCCACCGCggctcctgcctggcacagcGTCGTTTCTGCGACGGCACCGACGACTGCGGGGACAACTCGGATGAGGGCACGGCGCAGTGCA AGAACTTCACCCAATGCTCCTTTGACTATGATCTCTGTGACTGGGAGATGGCGGCTGGGCCACCAGTGTGGGGCAGGAACACGAGCCTGAACCTGGGCACCTCCTACAGCATTCCCACTCGGGACCACAGCAACAACAGCAGGGCTG GTTTTTTCCTCCATGTGAGCAGTGACCCCAATGCACAGGCTGgtggcacagctcagctcagcagccCCACCTTCCAAGCCACCAACTCCTGTTCT CTCGTGCTGTACTGCCACCTCCATGGCTCAGCCACCAGCAACCTCAGCATCTCCTATGTGACCAACTCTACCAAGCACCTGATGAGGGAAAGGACAGGAGacctgggcagctgctgggtCCGGGAGAGAGTGGACTTCAACGTGACAGATCCCTTCAAG GTGCTGATCGAGGGGGTGGCTGGCAGTGGGGGCACTGTGGCTATCGATGACCTGATCCTGTCTCAGGGCTGTGTGAAGGAACAGG AGAAGCCTCTGGTCACTCTGCCGAGCCAGGCTGGTGCCAGCCCCTGTGCAGCAGACGAGGTGGCCTGTGACAGTGGGGACTGCATTGCCGCGGAGCTGGCCTGCGACTTCGCTGACACGTGTGCTGATGGCTCCGACGAGAAGCGCTGTG GGACAACAACCTTCGAgtcaggggctgggggctggcacGACGTCAGCGTGGGGCAGCTGCGCTGGGGTCTGCAGAAGGTCACTGAATCTGACATCTTCCTCACAG GGACTTTCCTGGCCCTCCAGACAGGAGAAGGACAAATGGTGGGTCCTGCGAAGGCACGATCGCCTCCACTGGGCCCCTCTGGCCCTTCCTGCACCATGGAGATGAGCTACAACATCCACAGTGACCCCCAAG GCTTCCTTGCCATCAGTGTCGCAGATCACACCACTGGCACCACCCAACTGGTCTGGCAGACACAACATCGTGGCAGTACAGCTGGGGGTCATGTCCGTGTCCCTCTGGGAGAGAGAAGCCGGGCCTTTCAG GTCgagctgctggcactggtgGATCTCCAGGGCTCAGCGAGTGTTGGTGTTGACAACGTGACATTCGAGCAATGCTACCTTGATGTGGTGTCACCCACAGCTGCAGGTATGGCCAGGG AGCTGTCCTGCAACTTTGAGAGGGGCATGTGTGGCTGGTACCAGGATCTGTCCAGTGACTTCAAATGGGtccacagcacagggcagggacagggctctgaCCACACCACTGGCTCGG GCTACTTCTTGTCTGTGGACTCCTCTGTGCCCTGGAGCCATGGGCAGCGGGCCCAGCTCCTCacctccctccaggagccgGCCGCTGCCCCACGCTGTCTCTCCTTCTGGTACCGCCTGGCCGGCCCACAAATTG GTACCCTGAACCTCAAGCTGTGGccagagggaggggaggaggtggtGCTGTGGACCTGCCGAGGAACCCAGGGCAGCCTCTGGCACCGGGCATGGGCAACACTGCCCTCCACGGGCCAGCAGCGGTACCAG GTGGCTTTCGAGGTGCTGCATGACGGTTTCCTGGGGGACGTGGGGCTGGATGACATCACGCAGACAGCGGGACCCTGTGGGgccaagctctcctgctccttcGAGGTGGAGGGCTGTGGGCTGGCAGCCAGTGGAAAGGGCACCTGGCAGCGTCAGAGCAACAGCACCGGCACCACCGCTGGCCCTGTGGCCGACCATACCACCGGCACCTCCACAG GCCATTACATGGTGGTGAACACGGGCAGGGtctccctgcctgctgggcACACGGCTACCCTCACCTCCCAGCCCTACCAGCCCTCCGTGTCTGCCCAGTGCCTGGCCTTCTGGTACCAGCTGAGCGCTGGGACCCCAG gctCCCTCAGGGTGTttgtggagcagagcagagtgaGGAGGAAGGTTCTGAGCATGAGCACCATGGAAGGGAGCAACTGGCACCGCAGCCATGTCACTGTCCAGCCCAATGGTGAATGGCAG GTGGTGTTTGAGGCAGTGGGAGCTGGGGGTGATCATGGATACATCGCACTGGACGACCTGCACATGTCAGAGGGAGCCTGTCCCAAGCCAG CATCCTGTGACTTCGAGCAAGGCACttgtggctggagcagcccctcGGACCCCCGCTTGCACAGCTTTGCCTGGGGCTGGAAGAGTGGGATCACCCTGGCCAAGTACCCTGGCCCTGAGCAGGATCACACCCTGGGTACAAGGAATG CCAGCGGGGAGCTGCGGGTGACGCTGCACGGCACAACGGGGCAGCGGACGGTGTGGAGCGTGGCGGGGCACCGCagccggggctggcagggcgcCGTGGTGCCGGTGCAGAGCCCCAGTGAGTTCCAG ATCAGCTTTGAGATCAGCACACGGAGGTGGCCGATGGAAGGGACAGTGGCACTGGATGACATCATGTACAGCACCAGGGTGGGCTGCCACTGCAGTCCAGAGAGTCCAGTGGAAGGTGCGGGGAagctggggcaggggggtgtgtgCAGTTCTGGCTGTGAAAGGTCaacccagagctgcccagggtGCTGGGCTGAGGCTGGAGGCCGCTCTCTGGGCAGTGGGTCGAGCCTGACAGCATTTCCTCCCCCTGCAGAGAAGCCCTCCAGCAGTTTCGGCAGTTTCGTGGCGGAGGTGGTGCTTGGTGTGCTCCTGGCCGTCGTCATTGTGGCGCTGGTGGCTGCTGGCGGCTGGTACTGGCTGAAACAGCGAAGGCTGGCGAGCAGGACACTGATAGAGAGCAACAGTTCCCAGGGCTTCGACAACATCACCTTCCGAGAT GACAAGGTCATTATATCGTCAAGGGAGGGGGATCAGTCTTGA
- the MAMDC4 gene encoding apical endosomal glycoprotein isoform X5, with translation MAEGRQAMLALLVLLARTVLPSGSVVVNSCSSVAEQLCNFICDCSDCSDENQCGYLRDSAVLGTPFTCDFEDSDCGWQDVGTSMYGWVRGRASLAMWGMGPHSDHTVGTDLGWFLVTMSPPAKTTATAWLRSPEMREAAATCEIRAWYHLSGSCESTQGLNQTERPVLRLAVAHKDEVVELWQSPEHSSEGWHQLVAYPGRIMEQFQLIFSLTQPPTCGAEVALDDIMFRNCGLPEVGQQACGAQESRCHRGSCLAQRRFCDGTDDCGDNSDEGTAQCKNFTQCSFDYDLCDWEMAAGPPVWGRNTSLNLGTSYSIPTRDHSNNSRAGFFLHVSSDPNAQAGGTAQLSSPTFQATNSCSLVLYCHLHGSATSNLSISYVTNSTKHLMRERTGDLGSCWVRERVDFNVTDPFKVLIEGVAGSGGTVAIDDLILSQGCVKEQEKPLVTLPSQAGASPCAADEVACDSGDCIAAELACDFADTCADGSDEKRCGTTTFESGAGGWHDVSVGQLRWGLQKVTESDIFLTGTFLALQTGEGQMVGPAKARSPPLGPSGPSCTMEMSYNIHSDPQGFLAISVADHTTGTTQLVWQTQHRGSTAGGHVRVPLGERSRAFQVELLALVDLQGSASVGVDNVTFEQCYLDVVSPTAAGMARELSCNFERGMCGWYQDLSSDFKWVHSTGQGQGSDHTTGSGYFLSVDSSVPWSHGQRAQLLTSLQEPAAAPRCLSFWYRLAGPQIGTLNLKLWPEGGEEVVLWTCRGTQGSLWHRAWATLPSTGQQRYQVAFEVLHDGFLGDVGLDDITQTAGPCGAKLSCSFEVEGCGLAASGKGTWQRQSNSTGTTAGPVADHTTGTSTGHYMVVNTGRVSLPAGHTATLTSQPYQPSVSAQCLAFWYQLSAGTPGSLRVFVEQSRVRRKVLSMSTMEGSNWHRSHVTVQPNGEWQVVFEAVGAGGDHGYIALDDLHMSEGACPKPASCDFEQGTCGWSSPSDPRLHSFAWGWKSGITLAKYPGPEQDHTLGTRNGHYMHFDTSVLGARGTSALLESPPLPAATDSCLRFWYHMDIPEHLSSGELRVTLHGTTGQRTVWSVAGHRSRGWQGAVVPVQSPSEFQISFEISTRRWPMEGTVALDDIMYSTRVGCHCSPESPVEGAGKLGQGGVCSSGCERSTQSCPGCWAEAGGRSLGSGSSLTAFPPPAEKPSSSFGSFVAEVVLGVLLAVVIVALVAAGGWYWLKQRRLASRTLIESNSSQGFDNITFRDDKVIISSREGDQS, from the exons ATGGCTGAAGGCAGGCAGGCGATGCTGgccctcctggtgctgctgg CCAGAACCGTCCTCCCCAGTGGATCCGTGGTCgtcaacagctgcagcagcgtggctgagcagctctgcaACTTCATCTGTGACTGCAGCGACTGCTCGGATGAGAACCAGTGTG GGTACCTACGGgactcagcagtgctgggcacccCCTTCACCTGTGACTTTGAGGACAGTGACTGTGGCTGGCAGGACGTGGGCACCTCGATGTATGGATGGGTGCGAGGCCGGGCCAGCCTGGCCATGTGGGGCATGGGGCCTCATTCAGACCACACCGTGGGCACGGACCTGG GTTGGTTCTTGGTGACCATGTCCCCCCCAGCAAAgaccacagccacagcctggcTCAGGTCACCGGAGATGCGGGAAGCAGCTGCCACATGTGAGATCAGAGCCTGGTATCACCTCTCAGGGAGCTGTGAGAGCACCCAAG GGCTGAACCAGACAGAGCGGCCGGTGCTGCGCCTGGCTGTGGCACACAAGGATGAGGTGGTGGAGCTGTGGCAgagccctgagcacagcagtGAGGGCTGGCACCAGCTGGTTGCCTACCCTGGCCGGATCATGGAGCAGTTCCAG CTCATCTTCTCCCTGACGCAACCACCCACCTGCGGGGCAGAGGTGGCACTTGATGACATCATGTTCAGGAACTGTGGCTTACCAG AGGTCGGGCAGCAGGCCTGCGGGGCCCAGGAGAGCCGCTGCCACCGCggctcctgcctggcacagcGTCGTTTCTGCGACGGCACCGACGACTGCGGGGACAACTCGGATGAGGGCACGGCGCAGTGCA AGAACTTCACCCAATGCTCCTTTGACTATGATCTCTGTGACTGGGAGATGGCGGCTGGGCCACCAGTGTGGGGCAGGAACACGAGCCTGAACCTGGGCACCTCCTACAGCATTCCCACTCGGGACCACAGCAACAACAGCAGGGCTG GTTTTTTCCTCCATGTGAGCAGTGACCCCAATGCACAGGCTGgtggcacagctcagctcagcagccCCACCTTCCAAGCCACCAACTCCTGTTCT CTCGTGCTGTACTGCCACCTCCATGGCTCAGCCACCAGCAACCTCAGCATCTCCTATGTGACCAACTCTACCAAGCACCTGATGAGGGAAAGGACAGGAGacctgggcagctgctgggtCCGGGAGAGAGTGGACTTCAACGTGACAGATCCCTTCAAG GTGCTGATCGAGGGGGTGGCTGGCAGTGGGGGCACTGTGGCTATCGATGACCTGATCCTGTCTCAGGGCTGTGTGAAGGAACAGG AGAAGCCTCTGGTCACTCTGCCGAGCCAGGCTGGTGCCAGCCCCTGTGCAGCAGACGAGGTGGCCTGTGACAGTGGGGACTGCATTGCCGCGGAGCTGGCCTGCGACTTCGCTGACACGTGTGCTGATGGCTCCGACGAGAAGCGCTGTG GGACAACAACCTTCGAgtcaggggctgggggctggcacGACGTCAGCGTGGGGCAGCTGCGCTGGGGTCTGCAGAAGGTCACTGAATCTGACATCTTCCTCACAG GGACTTTCCTGGCCCTCCAGACAGGAGAAGGACAAATGGTGGGTCCTGCGAAGGCACGATCGCCTCCACTGGGCCCCTCTGGCCCTTCCTGCACCATGGAGATGAGCTACAACATCCACAGTGACCCCCAAG GCTTCCTTGCCATCAGTGTCGCAGATCACACCACTGGCACCACCCAACTGGTCTGGCAGACACAACATCGTGGCAGTACAGCTGGGGGTCATGTCCGTGTCCCTCTGGGAGAGAGAAGCCGGGCCTTTCAG GTCgagctgctggcactggtgGATCTCCAGGGCTCAGCGAGTGTTGGTGTTGACAACGTGACATTCGAGCAATGCTACCTTGATGTGGTGTCACCCACAGCTGCAGGTATGGCCAGGG AGCTGTCCTGCAACTTTGAGAGGGGCATGTGTGGCTGGTACCAGGATCTGTCCAGTGACTTCAAATGGGtccacagcacagggcagggacagggctctgaCCACACCACTGGCTCGG GCTACTTCTTGTCTGTGGACTCCTCTGTGCCCTGGAGCCATGGGCAGCGGGCCCAGCTCCTCacctccctccaggagccgGCCGCTGCCCCACGCTGTCTCTCCTTCTGGTACCGCCTGGCCGGCCCACAAATTG GTACCCTGAACCTCAAGCTGTGGccagagggaggggaggaggtggtGCTGTGGACCTGCCGAGGAACCCAGGGCAGCCTCTGGCACCGGGCATGGGCAACACTGCCCTCCACGGGCCAGCAGCGGTACCAG GTGGCTTTCGAGGTGCTGCATGACGGTTTCCTGGGGGACGTGGGGCTGGATGACATCACGCAGACAGCGGGACCCTGTGGGgccaagctctcctgctccttcGAGGTGGAGGGCTGTGGGCTGGCAGCCAGTGGAAAGGGCACCTGGCAGCGTCAGAGCAACAGCACCGGCACCACCGCTGGCCCTGTGGCCGACCATACCACCGGCACCTCCACAG GCCATTACATGGTGGTGAACACGGGCAGGGtctccctgcctgctgggcACACGGCTACCCTCACCTCCCAGCCCTACCAGCCCTCCGTGTCTGCCCAGTGCCTGGCCTTCTGGTACCAGCTGAGCGCTGGGACCCCAG gctCCCTCAGGGTGTttgtggagcagagcagagtgaGGAGGAAGGTTCTGAGCATGAGCACCATGGAAGGGAGCAACTGGCACCGCAGCCATGTCACTGTCCAGCCCAATGGTGAATGGCAG GTGGTGTTTGAGGCAGTGGGAGCTGGGGGTGATCATGGATACATCGCACTGGACGACCTGCACATGTCAGAGGGAGCCTGTCCCAAGCCAG CATCCTGTGACTTCGAGCAAGGCACttgtggctggagcagcccctcGGACCCCCGCTTGCACAGCTTTGCCTGGGGCTGGAAGAGTGGGATCACCCTGGCCAAGTACCCTGGCCCTGAGCAGGATCACACCCTGGGTACAAGGAATG gtcACTACATGCACTTCGACACCAGCGTGCTGGGTGCCAGGGGCACCAGTGCCCTGCTGGAGAGCCCACCCCTGCCCGCAGCCACCGACTCCTGCCTGCGCTTCTGGTACCACATGGACATCCCGGAGCACCTCT CCAGCGGGGAGCTGCGGGTGACGCTGCACGGCACAACGGGGCAGCGGACGGTGTGGAGCGTGGCGGGGCACCGCagccggggctggcagggcgcCGTGGTGCCGGTGCAGAGCCCCAGTGAGTTCCAG ATCAGCTTTGAGATCAGCACACGGAGGTGGCCGATGGAAGGGACAGTGGCACTGGATGACATCATGTACAGCACCAGGGTGGGCTGCCACTGCAGTCCAGAGAGTCCAGTGGAAGGTGCGGGGAagctggggcaggggggtgtgtgCAGTTCTGGCTGTGAAAGGTCaacccagagctgcccagggtGCTGGGCTGAGGCTGGAGGCCGCTCTCTGGGCAGTGGGTCGAGCCTGACAGCATTTCCTCCCCCTGCAGAGAAGCCCTCCAGCAGTTTCGGCAGTTTCGTGGCGGAGGTGGTGCTTGGTGTGCTCCTGGCCGTCGTCATTGTGGCGCTGGTGGCTGCTGGCGGCTGGTACTGGCTGAAACAGCGAAGGCTGGCGAGCAGGACACTGATAGAGAGCAACAGTTCCCAGGGCTTCGACAACATCACCTTCCGAGAT GACAAGGTCATTATATCGTCAAGGGAGGGGGATCAGTCTTGA